The Deinococcus detaillensis DNA window CCCAGCATCAAGGCGGGCGTGATCTGGGGCGGCGTGGTCGCCAATTACAACGACCTGATGACCAAGTGGAATCACAAAGCGCCTGCCAGCATTCCGCAGCGGCTTCTCAACATCCGCAAAACGGCAGTGGCCAAGTACGGCACGCCCGCCGAAAATCCCAAGTTCTGGAACGCGCTGAGCGCCAATACTTACCTCAAAGACCTCGGCGGCCCGCTTGAACTTCACATCGGCTCGGCGGACGAGGAAGTGCCGCCCGCCTTTCACGCTGCGCTGGTGCAGCAGCTCAAAGCGGCAGGCCAGCCGGTGACGAGTTACGTCTACCCGGGCGACAACCACAACCTCAGCGGTAACCTCCGCACCGCGCTGAACCGGAGTGTGGCGTTTTTTAAGAAGAATCTGTGAGCAAAGGCCAGACGGAGCAAGCATGAGACGGATCATTCAACTCGGCCTCGTGCTGCTGCTGGGCGGCGCGGGCTACATCGCCCTGACCCAACCGGAGCGCCTAGCGCCTGGCCTGACCGAGTGGGCCAGCGCACCGGAGCCGCCGCAGAGTTTAGAAAAACAATCACCGGAAAAACAGACCCCGAAAACCCAAGCACCCAGCGTCATTCAAGTCTCACCGCTGGGCCAAATCACCGACGCAGCGATTCGGCAAGCAGTGGCCCAGCAGCCGATCAGCATTCCGGCTTTGCGGGCCAGAAGTTATCCGGGCAGCGCGTTCAAGGTGCTACAAAATTTGAAGTCGGGCCGCAATTATTCGCGTCAGGGGGTGAGTTATCAGTCCGACGGCCTGAGCATTCACGCCCTGCTGACCGTGCCGCTCGGCACGCCTCCCAAAAGGGGCTGGCCCGCCATCGTGTTTAATCACGGCTACATTCCGCCGGAGAAGTATCGCACCACCGAGCGCTACGTAGCCTACCAAGACGCTTTTGCCAGTGCTGGATTCGTGACCCTCAAGAGCGATTACCGGGGACACGGCGACAGCGGGGGCGAGGCGCTGGGCGGCTACAACGACGCGGGCTACACGGTGGACGTGCTCAACGCGGCGGCCAGTCTCAAAAAAGATGCGCGGGTCAACGCGGGGCGGCTGGGCATCTGGGGACACAGCATGGGCGGCCAACTCAGCTTGCGGGCCATTTTGGTTGATCCCGATATCAAAGCCGCCTCGCTGTGGGCCGGGGTGGTGGCCAGCTACGATATTTTGACGACCCAGTGGCGTCCACCCAGCGGTCAGCCGAATGTGGAGGAAGTGCCCAAGCTCGATAGCCTCAACCAGCGGTTTTTGCGGGCGCTGAGTCCCAACGCTTATTTGCAAGACCTGAGGGGGCGGCCCATAGAACTCCAGCAGGGCACCGCCGACGAGGAAGTGCCGTACCGCTTCCAGCAAGATTTCGCCGCCGATTTGCGGGCCGCCCAGCAGCCTTTCACGGCCTACAAATACGAGGGCGACAATCACAACCTCAGCCGCAATCTGGGGACAGCGCTGAAACGAAGCGTGGCGTTTTTCAAGGCGAATTTATAAAGTTTACAACTCCGCCGGATCGAGCACCAGCGGGTCTTCACTCTCGAAGGCCTCGCAGTACCGCGCCCTCCCGAGGGTGCCCCAATACATCAGTCTGGCCCTGCGCCGCTCCACAATTTCCGGCGTGACCGTTTCGCTGATGGCTGCGCCGGTAAATTGACTGACGTGCGCCCTAATCGCCGCTTCCCAAGTGGGCAGCTCAGCTTCGATGTCGACCAGGATGTTGGCGGTGATGTCGGCGTTGCCCTGATACATCAGCAGGCGCGAAATGCGGTGCGGCTTGCCCGGCACGTCAGCGCGGGCCAGCGCCGCCAGATGCACCGCCCGCTTGGCGAGGTGATACGCGCCGAAGTGATCGGGGTGGCGGTCACGCTGATGCGGCACGGCCAGCACACGCGGGCGCACGAAGCGCAGGGCAATCGCCAGAGCGCGGGCCTGCTCCGGGGTTTCCATCAGGCCGCCGTCGGGCAGGCCGAGTTGACCGCGCCAGCTCAAACCCAAAATGCGGGCGGCGTCCACACACTCGGCCTGGCGGGTATCGGGGTCGCCCTGCGTGCCGCCCTCACCGCGTGTGAGTTCCAGAATTCCGACTGCGTGCCCGCCACGTGCCAGTCTCGCCAGCGTACCGCCCGCACCGATCTCGGCGTCGTCGGGGTGGGGGGCCAGTACCAACCAATCCAGCGCCGTGGGTTTGCCGTAAGTGGTGTACATGGACTTCAGGGTAACGCGGCGGTGAGGTTAGGGTGTTCTGATGGAAGCTTCCGGCACACTGGCCAGCCTGCGGCGCTGCAACCAACCGTCCACGCCCCACCAACCGGCCACCGCAGCCGCTGCGAAAATCAACAAGCTGACTGTCAGCATCAGCGGGTTGAGGCCCAGCGACCCTGACAGCAAGAAATTCAGGTTGAGCAGCGCTCCGATCAGGGCGGCCAGGCCGGTCAAAAGGCCGAGCAGCAGCAGCGCTCCAACCGTCACTTCAGCCAGCGGGATGAGATAGGTCAAGATGCCCGCGCTGGGCTGGGCCACGCCTTTCAGTACGGCGGCGTACCAGCCGGTGACAGTGGCGTCTGGCCCCTGAGCACTGGCAATCGCCTTTTCAAAAAAGGTGCGGATGGCTTTGCCCGATTCCGCGCCCACCCAGGTCGGATCGCCAAATTTTTCGAAGCCGGAAGTCAGCCAGTTGTAGCCGAGCCAGAGACGCAGCAGCAGCCACAGCGCCGCCGTACGGGAACCTGTAAACAGTGGACTGGACCGCAGCAAATGGGGAGGATTCATCGGCCAAGCCTGTCAGAGCATGAGCGCCCAAGTCGGGTGAAATCCCGACTTGTGAAGATCAGATTTGGCTTACTTCAATGCGGGAATCCTCAGCCCCCCGCGTCCGTCCCAACCCTGAAAAGCGTAGAAGCGCCCCGGCTGAGCGGTGTTGAGGTAATCGGTCAGCGGCTCGCGCATGGGAGGGCTGTCGAGCTTGGCCAGCGCTTCCTCGGGCGCGTAAAAGCGGGCCTCCACGATCAGGCCGTCGGGGTCGTCAGGATTGAGCAGGCCCTCCCACGTGGCGTCGAAGACGATGGCGATCGCCCGCTCACTGCGCCGCGCGTCCTCGATATGCACGGTGTAGGCCATGTGTCGGATGCTAGTCAGCTTGAGGCCGGTTTCCTCGTAGATTTCACGGTAGACCGCTTCGGGGGCGGTTTCACCGGGTTCCACCATCCCGCCTGGCAAGGTGTAGCGCACCCGCCCCTGGCCTTGCCAGTCGTTGCCCACCAGCAGCACCCGCCCGTGCGCGTCGCGCAAGATGGCTGCCGTCACCAACAAGTCACGCCGGGGCATAATTCGCCTGCGGCTGAAGTAGGAGGGAAAGGCAGTAAACGGCGCGAACCTTAAGCCGCGCCATCGGTCATGCTGGCCAGCAGCGCCTCGCGTTCAAGCCGGGTCAGGGCGTCCACCACGCCGCCGAGCGAGCCGCCCATCACGGTGTCGAGGGCAAAGTTTTTGTCATCGCCGCTGAGGCGGTGATCCGTCACCCGGTTTTGTGGATAGTTGTAGGTGCGAACCTTTTCGCTGCGGTCGCCGCTACCCACCTGCGCGGCGCGGTTGGCGCTCTGGCCCGCTTCAAAGGCTTCGCGCTCACGCTCGGCGAGGCGGGTACGCAGCACTTCCAGCGCTTTCTCGCGGTTCTTGATCTGCGAACGGGTTTCCTGACAGACCACCATGATCTCTTCGGACGTGCCGCCTTTATACACGGCCCGCACCGCCGAGTCGGTGGTGTTGACGCTCTGCCCGCCCGCGCCCTGCGAGCGGTACACATCGATCCGCACATCGGCCAAATCGAGGTGAACGTCGCTCGGCTCGGCCACCGGCAGCACCGCCACCGTGACGGTGCTGGTGTGGATGCGGCCCTGCGTTTCGGTGGCCGGAACCCGCTGCACCCGGTGAACTCCGCGCTCGAATTTGAGGGTGCGGTAAGCGTAAGTGCCGCGCACTTCGGCCATCACTTTAGAAAATCCGCCGAGGCTGCTGCTGCTCTCGTCCAGAATGCTAATTTTGTAGCCGCGCTCGCCGAGGTAGCGCTCGTAGAGGCGCAGCAAGTCAGCGGCAAACAGGCCCGCCTCGTCGCCGCCCGCTCCAGCTCGAATTTCTAAGATTACGTCTTTGGCGTCGTCAGGGTCAGTCGGCAGCAGCAAGACTTCGAGTTCGGAGGCAATCTCGCTTCTCCGCGCCCGGCTGCCTTCCAGCTCGGCTTCGGCCAGCTCACGCATTTCAAGATCGGCCAGCAGCTCTTTGGCCTGCACTTCGGTCTGGGCCAAGCGCTGGTCTTCTTGATACAGCGAGGTGATCGGCTCGAGTTCGCGCTGGCGGCGGGTCAGCTTGACAAGGTGCGAGCTGTCGGCCAGCACCTCGGGGTCGGCGAGTTGGCGCAGCGTCAGGGCGTACTCGTGCGAAAGCTCCGACAAACGGGCGCTGAGGCTGGGCGTCAGCACGGCGGGCCTGCCGGTGGGCCACAGAGAAAAGAGCGACTTAAGGTGAACACAAGATTCATGCACTCAGTCTAGCGCGGCGCGTCTTTCGCAAATCCCTCTTTCCGTATACTCGCCTTTATGACCGCGCCGAACGCTCTTACGCCCGTACCCACCGTTTATTTCCCCGCTCCATCTTCCCCGCCCCGCCCCGCTGCCAGTCTGCGAACCGTCACGGTCGGGCTGCTCGGCTGCGGCTCGGTGGGTCAAAACATGCTGAACTTGCTGGAGCGGCGCAGGGCCATCTTCGCGGACTTGGGCGTGCAACTTGTCGTCTGCGGCGTGTTGGTGCGCGACCTTGCTGCTCAGCGCGACGTACCCACCGGAACACCGCTGACCACCGATCCCAGCTTCCTGAACGAGTGCGGCATGGTCGTGGAAGTCATGGGCGGCATCGACAAACCGCTCTCGCTGCTTTCTGGGATTTTGCGCTCAGACCGTCCCGTGATCACGGCCAACAAAGCGCTGCTGGCCGAGCGCTGGGACGTGCTGCGCGAACACGCCTTGGGCGGGCGGCTGTACTACGAATCCGCCGTCATGGCCGGAACGCCGATCATCGGGCCGATGAGCACGGTGCTGCGGGCCAGCCGCTTTATTCGGCTTCAAGCGGTGCTCAACGGCACCTGCGCTTACATCCTGAGCCAGATGGAAGAAGGCAAGCCGTATCAGCAGGCCCTCAGCGAGGCACAGGCCCTCGGGTACGCCGAAGACCCGCCCACTTTGGATGTCGGCGGCTTCGACACCGCGCACAAGTTGGCAGTGCTGGCCCGCTTCTGCGCCGATGGCGACTTCAAATTTGCCGATGTCAAGGTCAGCGGCATTGAGGATGTGACGCTGGACGACATCGCGGCGGCCAGAGCAGCGGGCGAGAAGATCAAATTGGTGGCGACGCTAGAGCGGGATGGCGGCGGCTGGAAAGCCGAAGTCGCGCCGACCCGCCTCAGCAACGACCACCCGATTTGCACGTCGGGCGCGGGGCGCAATGCGATGGTCTACGAAGGGGAGGAATGCGGACCGCTGATCTTCGCTGGCGGCGGCGCAGGCGGCATGGTCACGGCCAGCGCTGTCGTGGGCGACATGATGGACTGTGTGCTGGGCTTTCCGGGCCACGTACCGCTGCACTAGCTTGAGCTTTTCGGAGGGGAATTTAGTTCAACCTAAACTGTGAATATCTCATAAACATCTAAGGCGCTGCGTTCCCGCTTACAACCCTTTAAGAACCTCGCCCCGACCAACGGAGCGAGTTCAGTGGAGGAATCATGAGCGATATCAACCGCAGGGAAGCACTCGGCACTTTAGGCAAACTCGGCTTGGGCGCGGCGGCGCTGGGCCTCGGCGGCAGCGCTCTGGCCGTGCCTGCCAAGAACATCGACGGCGACGTGCTGAACTTCGCCCTCAACCTCGAGTACCTGGAAGCGGCCTTTTACGCCGCTGCCGTAGGCCGCCTCGCTGAAGTCCGCGCCATCGGCGGCTCGGCTCCGATTGCTCTGCCGGCCAACTTACCCGCGAGCGGCATGCAGTTTAAGGACAGCAACATTCAGGCTTACGTCAACTCGATTGCCGACGACGAAATCAAACACGTCAAGTTTTTGTATAGCGCACTGGGTAAAGGCGCAGTGGCCCGTCCGCTGCTCGACCTCTCCTCGGCCTTCGACGCCGCCGGTCAGGCCGCTTCGGGCGGAGCCATCAAGGGCTTTAACCCCTACGCCAACGAACTGTTCTTCCTGCACGGCGCGTTTATCTTTGAAGATGTGGGCGTCACCGCTTACAACGGCGCGGCCACTTTGCTGACCAACCCCGCCTACTTGCAAGCCGCCGCCGGTATTTTGGCCGCCGAGGCTTACCACGCCGGCAGCATCCGCACCTTCCTCCTTCAGAAAAAAGACGTGGTGGCGGCAGCTGGCCTGACCGTCGAGCAGATCGTCAACGCCATCAGCGCCCTGCGGGCCAAAGTCGGCGGCGGCAAAGACAAGGGCCTGACCGAGAACGGCAAGCCCGTCCTGATGCCCGACGACGCCAACGGTGGAGCGTTTGCCCGCACCACCCGCGAAGTCCTTAACATCGTTTACCTTGCGCCCGACGCCAACAAAGGCGGCTTCTTCCCGCAGGGCCTCAACGGCGCGATCAAGTAAACGCGGGCCAAGCAAGTTGAGTTTGTCCACTCGCCGTCAGGTGAGGGAGATGAAGCCAACAAGGTGAAGGCGTTTCAGCAAAAATAAGCAACCGCGTTTGGTTGAACAAGGCGTCCGGTAGAAAAATCCGGACGCTTTGCTTATGTTTGGTGTTCAAAACGGCTCTACGGCGTCGCGCCGAATCCCAAGTCGTCGACCTCGCCCGCCGCTGCCAAGTCTTCCAAATGAGCAGAATCGTTGAAGCCCAGCAGCGTGCCGCCCTGATCCGAAAGCAGGACCCGCGTGACGCTGGTGTTGGCCACCGATAATCTGGCCCAGGCGTTTTGCGGCACGCCGCCGAGCGCCAGTCCCACCGCCACCCGCACCACCCCGCCGTGGGTAAATACCATTACCCGCTGGCCCTGATGCTGGGCGGCGAGGGTGAGCAGCGCCGCCGAAGCGCGGGCGTAAAGATCGGCCATGCTCTCCCCGCCGGGTCTGCGGCTGGCCCACGGATCGGCCCTCAGAGCGCTGAGATAATCGGGGTAGCGGCTGCGGATTTCCGGTAAGGTCAGGCCGCTGAGCTGGCCCACGTCAATTTCGCGCAGGCCCGACACCAGCTGCACTGGCGGATCAGCCGCGAGGCGCTCGGTGACGATTTCGGCGGTGCGCCGCGCCCGCAAGAGGTCACTGGAATACACGGCGGCAAAAGCCTGACCAGTCAGCCGCTCGGCTAAGCTAGAAGCTTGCAACACGCCTTCCAGACTCAGCGGCACGTCGGTTTGGCCTTGATAGCGCCCATCGGCGTTCCAAGTGCTTTCACCGTGCCGAACCACCCACAGCTCCGTCGAGGCGTGCTGCTCCGGTAAGCTCAGGCCGGTGGGCGGCTTGGGAAAAGTCTTCACAAATCGGCTCCAGCCACGTCAAAAGGCCGGCGCAACTCCACGCCCTCCCCTACTACCACTTCACCGATGACCCAAGGCGCTTCGCCGGCAGTCCGCAGAGTCTCCAGCGCCGCCTTTACCTGGCCAGGCGGCAGCATGAACAGAAAGCCGACGCCCATATTCAGCGCTCTGTACGCTTCCCGGATGTCCATCTGGGAGCGCGAGACGATCCGTACAAAGAGTGGCGGCACAGTGTAGCTGCCGAGATCGAAGCGCAAACCCAACCCTGTCGGCAACACACGCGGCGGATTGTCGATCAGGCCGCCGCCAGTAATGTGGCTCATGGCCTTCACGTCTAGGCCGGCCTGCTCAAGGGCGCGGTGGGCCGCCAGATAACTGCGGTGCGGAATGAGTAAGGCGTCTTGCAAGCTCATCCCGAGTTCGGCATCAGGACTGTCCCAATCGAGGCCGTCCAGCGCGGCGCGGGCGAGGCTAAAGCCGTTGGTGTGCAGGCCCGCACTGGGTAGGGCGATCACCACGTCACCGGCCCTAAGGCCCTCACCGGTAATCAGATTGGCCCGGTCGACCACACCGACGATGGTGCCCACAATGTCCAGTTCGCCCTCGACGTAGACACCGGGCATTTCAGCCGTTTCGCCGCCGAGGAGTGCCACGCCCAGCGCCTCACACGCCGCCGCCGCCCCGGTCACGAAGTCGGCGACCCGTTCGGGAATCAGCCGACCCATCGCCACGTAATCGAGGAAAAACAGCGGACGAGCGCCCTGCACCAAGATGTCGTTGACGCAGTGGTTCACGATGTCTGCGCCGAGGCCGCCGAACTGTCCAGCGCGGGTGGCGACTTTGGTTTTGGTGCCCACGCCGTCGGTGGAGGCCACCAACACCGGATCGCTCAGGTTCTCGAAGCCGGCCCGAAACAACCCGCCGAAGCCGCCGATGCCGCCCAGCACCTGCGGGCCGTGCGTGCGGGCCACCGCGCCTTTCATTAGGGCCACAGCGCGTTGACCGGCATCGATGTCCACGCCAGCGCGGGCATAAGCGGAAGGCTGGGAAGCCGAGCGGCGCTGCGCCTCGGTGTTCAACTCAGTCTCAGGGGGGTTTTGGGACATCAATCAACTCTCCTCTAGTTCGGGCCGGCTTCCAGCGGCACTGCGCTGCGAATCCAGCTCACTTCAATGTGCTGGCCGCAGTCTACCCGACGCAAACTCCCGGCTCAAACTGGGTGAGCGCCTGAAGTTATTCTGACGGCCCAGTCACTGCTTTTTTGCACCTTTCCTGCGCCACCACTTTTCTGTGCCACCACCAGCGGCCCGCCGCGCCCAAACCCACCGCCACCGACAAGCCCAGCACGCCCCAAAACAAACGCTGGGGACTGGCCGCCAGCCACACCACCAGCGCTGTTGCTGGCAAAGCGCCCAGCGCCGAGGCCGCCATAAACGGCCAAAAACTCATCCCCACTGCGCCGGCCACCAAGTTCATCACCTCGGCTTTGAGGGCAGGCATCAGGCGCACGAGCAGCACCGCCTGCACGCCGCGCCGCTCGGCAAACTGTTCTAAGCGCCGGGTCATGGTTTCGCCCGCCAGCCGCCGCACCGCCCAACCGCCGTAGCGCCGCCCCACCGCGTAGCCCAGCGCCGCGCCCAGCAGCGTGCCGGTGTAGACGATGGCAAAGCCCCACCAAAAGCCGTAGAGCAGCGAAGCCAGCACCACGTCAGCGGCGGCAGGCAGCAGCGGCACCACCGCTTGCAGCAGCATGCCGGCCAGCAGCGCCAGCGGCCCCCAGATGCCCAACCGTTCCACCAAAGCGCGGCGCTGGGTGTCGTCGGAGCCAAACAGAGCGCTGGCGGTTTGCCACAGCCACGGACGTACCCCGGGAATCAGCAGCAGGCCGCCCAACAGCACGGCGGCCAGCAGCCAGCCCAACGGAGCAAAAGGCCTTTTGCCTTTAAGGCGGCTTGAGCATTCTAAGGATTGAGGAGCAGAATCGGGGGGCAAGCGTCTCCAACGGTCACAACGTATCCAGCAGGCACCGGCTGAGTGAGCACCGGGGGCACAGTCCAGCCCGCAGAATAGCGCTCAGATTGCGGACAGGGGCAGCCTTAAGCGGACGGCGCGAGCAGCAGCGCCGCCCCCGCCGCTTCAGCGCCCGTCACCAATCTGCCGTCCAACAAATGGATTTGGCGGTCGGCCAGCGCGGCCAGGTGTTCATCGTGGGTAACGAGCAGCACGCCCGAAGCATTTTCGCGGGCCAGATCAATCATCAGTTGGGCGACCTTTGCCGCGTTGGCGCGGTCTAAGCTACCGGTGGGTTCGTCGGCCAGCAGCACGGCAGGGCGGGCCATCAGGGCGCGGGCCACCGCAAGGCGTTGCCGCTCTCCGCCGCTTAACACTTCCGGATACACCTGACCACGCCCGCCGAGGCCGACTTGCCTGAGCAGTTCTTTGGCCCGCCCGGTCAAGTCCTCGCCCAAAATCATGCCCGGCACCCGCAGGTTATCCAGTAAGCTCAAATCCGGCAGCAGGTAATGGTGCTGAAACACCAGGCCCAGCGCCCGCACCCGCCGCTTGGCTCTGGCTTCGACGCTAAGGCTGTCTACCCGCACACCTTCCCAATACACCTCGCCGCTTTGCGGTTGGCCGAGGCCGCCCAAAAGGTGCAGCAAGGTGCTTTTACCGCTGCCCGACGGCCCCATCACCGCCACCACCTCGCCGCGTGCCACCTCCAGACTGACTTCGTGGAGCACCTGGGTTTCTCCAAATCGCTGGCTGATCTTGACGGCGTGGAGAGCGGGAGTCACGCCGCCCAGCTTAGCAGAGCGCAGGAACCGAGAAGGCGCAGGCTTCAGCTTTGGAGTACAATGTGTAATATACTCACTTCAGGCCTCCTGAGACGGGTAGCGTGCTGACAAGTTGACAGTTGTCAGCGGCGATATGTCATGATGAACGGACTGAGCGAGCGGGCACGCCTCCAAACGTGAAATTTTTACACTCGCTCGCCCCTTTACCTTAGATTCTGAAGTCCGGCGACGTAGTACACCAAAAACGCCGCACCTTCCCGCCGAACTGGAGAAGAAGTTGAGTAACGTAAAAGCATGGATTATCGGTTGTTCAGCCGTCGCCGTTTTGGGCGGCGCACTGGCGCTTGGCGTGGCAGTGAACGAAGGCCGCTTGCCGACAGGAACCAGCGTGAACGGCGTGGATGTCAGCGGCCTGAACCAAACTGAGGCGCTGGCCAAAGTCAAGGCGACCATCAAGGTGCCGCAGGTAAGCGTCAAGGCTCCCAGCAACAGTGCAGCCAGTAGCAGCGCGGCCAGTCAGGTAAGCGCCCCCCAAAGCTGGACGCTGAGCGCCGACAAGTTGGGCTATCAGGTGGACGCAAACAGCAGTGTGGCCGCCGCCTTTTCGGACGCCGAGAACCGCAACCTGGTACAGAAAGTTCAAGACCTCGCCGGACAGATTGCGGGCCAGAGCAGCGCCCAGAACTACCCACTCAAGATCAGCGTGGACGCCAGCGTGGCCAAGAAGACCCTTGCGGATTTGACGGCTTCCCTCAACACCGCGCCCAAAAGTGGCAAGATTTTCTTCGACAAAACCCGCTACGCCATGACCCCCGACACGCCGGGCCAGAAGATGGAAGTGGACACGGCAGCCACCGCTTTTGCCAATGACCCCAGCTTGCGCGAAATGACCATCAGTACCGTGCCTTGGATTTCGTCTGATAGCAGCGCCAAATTGCAAGCGCTGGTGGACAAAGGCAACGCCCTGCTGCGCCCCATGACCGTGCAGCTCGGAGACAGCCAGCACACTGGCGTCCTCAGCGCCTTGCAAGTCGCCAATTTGTTCTGGGTGCGGCCCAGCGGCTTGGAACTCGACAAAGTCGCCATGAAGCAGAGCCTCAAAACGCTCAGCAGCTACCTCGACGAACCGGCCCAGAACGCCCGCTACGCCAACCAGGGCGGCAAATTGGTGCGGGTCAAAGAGCAGGCGGGCTTCGTGACCGATCAAGCGGCGGCGCTCGCGGCCCTCAGCAAAGCGGTGCTTGATCCCAGCGTCAAGACCCTCAGCTTGCCGAGCAAAACCCAGCAGCCAAGCATCACCGTGGCGGCGCTGCCTGACCCCAACAAACTCACGCTGATGACCACCGGCGTCAGCACCTATTACCATTCCAGCCCCGAGCGGCGCACCAATGTCGCCAACGCGGCGGCCAAAATTGACGGCGCGGTGGTGGAAGCGGGCGGCGTCTTTAGCTTCCTCAACACGCTCGGCAGCATCAGCGAAGGCAACGGCTTTGTCGGCGGCCTGATTATCAGCGGCGGGCGCACGGTAGACGGCCTCGGCGGCGGCGTGTGCCAAGTCTCGACCACCACCTTCAGGGCACTGTATCAAGCTGGAATGCCCATCGTGGAGCGCAACCAGCACTCTTACCGGGTGGGCTACTACGAGCCGCGCGTGGGCTTTGAAGCCGCCGTCTATGATCCCGGCGTCGACCTCAAGATGAAAAACGATACCGGCGGCTTGATGCTGATCCGCACCGTCAACAACAACGCCCTCAGCCGCCTCGAAGTGCAGGTCTGGGGCGTGCCGCAAAGTCGCACCGTCAGCGTGTCGGGGGCCACCATCCTCAGC harbors:
- a CDS encoding ferritin-like domain-containing protein, giving the protein MSDINRREALGTLGKLGLGAAALGLGGSALAVPAKNIDGDVLNFALNLEYLEAAFYAAAVGRLAEVRAIGGSAPIALPANLPASGMQFKDSNIQAYVNSIADDEIKHVKFLYSALGKGAVARPLLDLSSAFDAAGQAASGGAIKGFNPYANELFFLHGAFIFEDVGVTAYNGAATLLTNPAYLQAAAGILAAEAYHAGSIRTFLLQKKDVVAAAGLTVEQIVNAISALRAKVGGGKDKGLTENGKPVLMPDDANGGAFARTTREVLNIVYLAPDANKGGFFPQGLNGAIK
- the prfA gene encoding peptide chain release factor 1, which translates into the protein MTPSLSARLSELSHEYALTLRQLADPEVLADSSHLVKLTRRQRELEPITSLYQEDQRLAQTEVQAKELLADLEMRELAEAELEGSRARRSEIASELEVLLLPTDPDDAKDVILEIRAGAGGDEAGLFAADLLRLYERYLGERGYKISILDESSSSLGGFSKVMAEVRGTYAYRTLKFERGVHRVQRVPATETQGRIHTSTVTVAVLPVAEPSDVHLDLADVRIDVYRSQGAGGQSVNTTDSAVRAVYKGGTSEEIMVVCQETRSQIKNREKALEVLRTRLAEREREAFEAGQSANRAAQVGSGDRSEKVRTYNYPQNRVTDHRLSGDDKNFALDTVMGGSLGGVVDALTRLEREALLASMTDGAA
- a CDS encoding homoserine dehydrogenase, producing the protein MRTVTVGLLGCGSVGQNMLNLLERRRAIFADLGVQLVVCGVLVRDLAAQRDVPTGTPLTTDPSFLNECGMVVEVMGGIDKPLSLLSGILRSDRPVITANKALLAERWDVLREHALGGRLYYESAVMAGTPIIGPMSTVLRASRFIRLQAVLNGTCAYILSQMEEGKPYQQALSEAQALGYAEDPPTLDVGGFDTAHKLAVLARFCADGDFKFADVKVSGIEDVTLDDIAAARAAGEKIKLVATLERDGGGWKAEVAPTRLSNDHPICTSGAGRNAMVYEGEECGPLIFAGGGAGGMVTASAVVGDMMDCVLGFPGHVPLH
- a CDS encoding TVP38/TMEM64 family protein, whose amino-acid sequence is MPPDSAPQSLECSSRLKGKRPFAPLGWLLAAVLLGGLLLIPGVRPWLWQTASALFGSDDTQRRALVERLGIWGPLALLAGMLLQAVVPLLPAAADVVLASLLYGFWWGFAIVYTGTLLGAALGYAVGRRYGGWAVRRLAGETMTRRLEQFAERRGVQAVLLVRLMPALKAEVMNLVAGAVGMSFWPFMAASALGALPATALVVWLAASPQRLFWGVLGLSVAVGLGAAGRWWWHRKVVAQERCKKAVTGPSE
- a CDS encoding NUDIX hydrolase, yielding MPRRDLLVTAAILRDAHGRVLLVGNDWQGQGRVRYTLPGGMVEPGETAPEAVYREIYEETGLKLTSIRHMAYTVHIEDARRSERAIAIVFDATWEGLLNPDDPDGLIVEARFYAPEEALAKLDSPPMREPLTDYLNTAQPGRFYAFQGWDGRGGLRIPALK
- a CDS encoding DoxX family membrane protein produces the protein MNPPHLLRSSPLFTGSRTAALWLLLRLWLGYNWLTSGFEKFGDPTWVGAESGKAIRTFFEKAIASAQGPDATVTGWYAAVLKGVAQPSAGILTYLIPLAEVTVGALLLLGLLTGLAALIGALLNLNFLLSGSLGLNPLMLTVSLLIFAAAAVAGWWGVDGWLQRRRLASVPEASIRTP
- a CDS encoding histidine phosphatase family protein → MKTFPKPPTGLSLPEQHASTELWVVRHGESTWNADGRYQGQTDVPLSLEGVLQASSLAERLTGQAFAAVYSSDLLRARRTAEIVTERLAADPPVQLVSGLREIDVGQLSGLTLPEIRSRYPDYLSALRADPWASRRPGGESMADLYARASAALLTLAAQHQGQRVMVFTHGGVVRVAVGLALGGVPQNAWARLSVANTSVTRVLLSDQGGTLLGFNDSAHLEDLAAAGEVDDLGFGATP
- a CDS encoding PIG-L family deacetylase — its product is MYTTYGKPTALDWLVLAPHPDDAEIGAGGTLARLARGGHAVGILELTRGEGGTQGDPDTRQAECVDAARILGLSWRGQLGLPDGGLMETPEQARALAIALRFVRPRVLAVPHQRDRHPDHFGAYHLAKRAVHLAALARADVPGKPHRISRLLMYQGNADITANILVDIEAELPTWEAAIRAHVSQFTGAAISETVTPEIVERRRARLMYWGTLGRARYCEAFESEDPLVLDPAEL
- the purM gene encoding phosphoribosylformylglycinamidine cyclo-ligase; protein product: MSQNPPETELNTEAQRRSASQPSAYARAGVDIDAGQRAVALMKGAVARTHGPQVLGGIGGFGGLFRAGFENLSDPVLVASTDGVGTKTKVATRAGQFGGLGADIVNHCVNDILVQGARPLFFLDYVAMGRLIPERVADFVTGAAAACEALGVALLGGETAEMPGVYVEGELDIVGTIVGVVDRANLITGEGLRAGDVVIALPSAGLHTNGFSLARAALDGLDWDSPDAELGMSLQDALLIPHRSYLAAHRALEQAGLDVKAMSHITGGGLIDNPPRVLPTGLGLRFDLGSYTVPPLFVRIVSRSQMDIREAYRALNMGVGFLFMLPPGQVKAALETLRTAGEAPWVIGEVVVGEGVELRRPFDVAGADL
- a CDS encoding ABC transporter ATP-binding protein; protein product: MTPALHAVKISQRFGETQVLHEVSLEVARGEVVAVMGPSGSGKSTLLHLLGGLGQPQSGEVYWEGVRVDSLSVEARAKRRVRALGLVFQHHYLLPDLSLLDNLRVPGMILGEDLTGRAKELLRQVGLGGRGQVYPEVLSGGERQRLAVARALMARPAVLLADEPTGSLDRANAAKVAQLMIDLARENASGVLLVTHDEHLAALADRQIHLLDGRLVTGAEAAGAALLLAPSA
- a CDS encoding alpha/beta hydrolase family protein, coding for MRRIIQLGLVLLLGGAGYIALTQPERLAPGLTEWASAPEPPQSLEKQSPEKQTPKTQAPSVIQVSPLGQITDAAIRQAVAQQPISIPALRARSYPGSAFKVLQNLKSGRNYSRQGVSYQSDGLSIHALLTVPLGTPPKRGWPAIVFNHGYIPPEKYRTTERYVAYQDAFASAGFVTLKSDYRGHGDSGGEALGGYNDAGYTVDVLNAAASLKKDARVNAGRLGIWGHSMGGQLSLRAILVDPDIKAASLWAGVVASYDILTTQWRPPSGQPNVEEVPKLDSLNQRFLRALSPNAYLQDLRGRPIELQQGTADEEVPYRFQQDFAADLRAAQQPFTAYKYEGDNHNLSRNLGTALKRSVAFFKANL